Proteins encoded within one genomic window of Sphaerisporangium krabiense:
- a CDS encoding winged helix-turn-helix transcriptional regulator: MDTDSELRIDAPHRELLDQVLDKWSLGVLNELCERPCRFNQLRRAMPAVTQKSLTATLRRLERNGVIEREVLSTRPVAIVYRITPLGKTLRQPIDVLLAWASEHMPAIEHARDAFDIRQDAGL; the protein is encoded by the coding sequence GCCCCACACCGCGAACTCCTCGATCAAGTGCTCGACAAGTGGTCCCTCGGCGTGCTCAACGAGCTCTGCGAACGCCCCTGCCGCTTCAACCAGCTACGCCGGGCCATGCCCGCGGTCACGCAGAAGTCGCTGACCGCGACCCTTCGCCGCCTCGAGCGCAACGGAGTGATCGAACGCGAGGTCCTCTCCACCCGGCCGGTGGCGATCGTGTATCGGATCACACCGCTCGGCAAGACCTTGCGACAGCCCATCGACGTCTTGCTCGCCTGGGCGTCCGAACACATGCCCGCCATCGAACACGCCCGCGACGCCTTCGACATCCGCCAAGACGCGGGCCTCTGA
- a CDS encoding aminoglycoside phosphotransferase family protein — MNDPEIEITADLVHSLLKEQHPDLAGLAIREVAGGWDNQQWRLGDELAVRMPRTKRAPELQRKERRWLPVLAPRLPLPVPNPVRIGEPSARFPRPWTIMTWVPGEPLDHASISRGEHAADTLAGFLRALHVKAPAEAPTGSDRGAHPERYTDGFDHFFQTVALGGIADEVRAVWDDAVAAPEWEGPPVWVHGDLHPANVIISDGTLSGVIDFGDLCAGDPAWDLAAAWVVLPAGGASRFFDVYGHADEATLRRARGLAALKSLILMLIGQNGDQGLPGGKPTWRPAGRAALDRVLQGSIGGRYRSWSRRRVR; from the coding sequence ATGAACGACCCCGAGATCGAGATCACCGCAGACCTGGTCCACAGCCTGCTGAAGGAGCAGCATCCCGACCTTGCGGGGCTGGCCATACGTGAGGTGGCGGGCGGATGGGACAACCAGCAGTGGCGCCTTGGGGACGAGTTGGCCGTGCGCATGCCGCGTACGAAACGTGCCCCGGAGTTGCAGCGCAAGGAGCGCCGCTGGCTGCCCGTCCTGGCCCCGCGCCTACCGCTCCCGGTCCCGAACCCTGTACGGATCGGCGAACCGTCCGCGCGCTTCCCGAGACCCTGGACCATCATGACGTGGGTCCCCGGCGAGCCACTGGACCACGCCTCGATCAGCCGCGGCGAGCACGCGGCCGACACTCTGGCGGGCTTCCTCAGAGCGCTCCACGTGAAGGCACCCGCCGAGGCACCGACCGGTTCCGACCGCGGCGCCCACCCCGAGCGGTACACCGACGGCTTCGACCACTTCTTCCAAACCGTCGCCCTGGGCGGCATCGCCGACGAGGTCCGGGCCGTCTGGGATGACGCCGTCGCGGCCCCCGAGTGGGAGGGCCCGCCGGTATGGGTACACGGCGACCTTCATCCCGCGAACGTCATCATCTCGGACGGGACGCTCTCCGGCGTGATCGACTTCGGTGACCTGTGCGCCGGCGACCCGGCGTGGGACCTCGCGGCCGCATGGGTGGTCCTTCCCGCGGGCGGCGCCTCACGCTTCTTCGACGTATACGGACACGCGGACGAGGCGACGCTCCGGCGCGCCCGCGGGCTCGCCGCCCTGAAAAGCCTGATCCTCATGCTGATAGGCCAGAACGGAGACCAGGGCCTCCCCGGCGGCAAGCCAACATGGAGACCCGCCGGCCGGGCAGCACTCGACCGCGTTCTGCAAGGCAGTATCGGCGGGCGCTACCGCAGTTGGTCGCGGCGGCGGGTCAGGTAG